The Streptococcus pantholopis genome has a segment encoding these proteins:
- a CDS encoding aldo/keto reductase, whose protein sequence is MEYLTLNNKIQIPILGFGTYSISPRQTKKYVSHAITAGYRLIDTAQYYHNEREVGQALAESGLKRSEFFITTKTQTDGYKATVRGLNKSLRLLGGDYCDLVLIHWPTTDSLGTYKALEEFYYAGKIKAIGLSNFNHLEVDEIIKKTEVKPVINQIETHPFFQQKKMHRYLNQQGLVHEAWSPLGEGMSGLLTDPAFKKLAEKYKKSAAQIILRFLTQEGIVVIPRSTNPQHIKDNIAIFDFQLTEEEISNLRQLDKSQSITGWPQTMAIEK, encoded by the coding sequence ATGGAATATCTCACTTTAAATAATAAGATACAGATACCTATTTTAGGTTTTGGTACCTACTCAATCAGTCCCAGACAGACCAAAAAATATGTCAGCCACGCTATTACAGCGGGTTATCGGCTGATTGATACAGCTCAGTATTATCATAATGAAAGAGAAGTAGGGCAGGCTCTGGCTGAATCGGGACTTAAGCGCAGTGAATTTTTTATTACAACTAAGACGCAGACTGACGGCTACAAAGCTACTGTTAGAGGCTTGAACAAGTCTTTGCGGCTGCTTGGAGGCGATTACTGTGATTTAGTGCTTATTCACTGGCCCACAACTGATAGTCTGGGGACCTATAAAGCTTTAGAAGAGTTTTATTATGCCGGAAAAATCAAAGCTATTGGTTTGTCAAATTTTAATCATTTAGAGGTTGACGAAATCATCAAAAAAACTGAAGTCAAGCCGGTTATCAATCAGATTGAAACACATCCTTTCTTCCAACAAAAGAAAATGCACCGTTATTTAAATCAGCAGGGGCTGGTTCATGAGGCTTGGTCGCCTTTAGGTGAGGGAATGTCAGGATTACTGACGGATCCTGCATTTAAAAAACTTGCAGAAAAATATAAAAAGTCAGCAGCCCAGATTATTTTACGTTTTCTGACTCAGGAAGGCATTGTTGTGATTCCTAGATCTACCAATCCTCAACATATCAAGGATAATATCGCTATCTTTGATTTCCAGCTGACAGAGGAAGAAATCAGCAATCTGAGACAGTTAGACAAAAGTCAGTCTATTACCGGATGGCCGCAGACTATGGCGATTGAGAAATAA
- a CDS encoding cupin domain-containing protein, which yields MAKFEEIQEGHIFPVGDKNTAYSDVFTGQSYLQMLAQAPDGNFGVGNVTFEPGCRNNWHAHVGGYQILLVTGGEGLYQEEGQPARLLKTGDVVLTQDGVKHWHGATKDAWFTHVAITAGQAEWFEAVNDQQYEEANQSAK from the coding sequence ATGGCAAAATTTGAAGAGATTCAAGAAGGTCATATTTTTCCGGTCGGAGATAAAAATACCGCCTATTCAGATGTTTTTACTGGACAGTCTTATTTGCAGATGCTGGCTCAGGCACCAGATGGTAATTTTGGGGTCGGCAATGTTACATTTGAACCTGGCTGCCGCAATAACTGGCATGCTCATGTAGGAGGGTATCAGATACTCTTAGTGACTGGAGGAGAGGGGCTTTATCAGGAAGAAGGGCAGCCTGCCAGGCTCTTGAAAACAGGAGATGTTGTTTTGACTCAAGATGGTGTTAAACACTGGCATGGCGCTACAAAAGATGCCTGGTTTACCCATGTGGCCATCACTGCCGGACAGGCAGAATGGTTTGAAGCGGTCAATGATCAGCAATACGAAGAAGCTAATCAGAGCGCGAAATAA
- a CDS encoding Pr6Pr family membrane protein, producing the protein MSKTQIFRLLAAGCGIWGVSIQLHQGGAGMLLYYTVLSNILTFSFMLYLVYYEAKRGTINSNPRLLRIKGGVTMAIAITFMIYHFLLAPRVDPEDFWNIRNFLVHYIAPFCLILDTLILDRRNNYKWQDPFYWTIIPLLYFAFAIFNGTLLQLPVPGSKDSPFPYFFINTSRYGWETVAKNTVLIAIAYLLFCYVLVFLKKKIGAKNK; encoded by the coding sequence ATGTCAAAAACACAGATTTTTCGGCTTTTAGCTGCCGGCTGCGGTATTTGGGGAGTCAGTATCCAGCTGCATCAAGGCGGAGCTGGTATGCTGCTTTATTATACTGTCCTTTCAAATATTCTCACCTTTTCTTTTATGCTCTACCTCGTGTATTATGAAGCCAAACGAGGGACAATCAATTCTAATCCTCGTTTGCTGCGCATCAAAGGCGGAGTAACTATGGCTATTGCTATTACTTTTATGATTTACCATTTTCTTTTAGCACCTCGAGTTGACCCTGAAGATTTCTGGAATATCCGCAATTTTTTGGTCCATTACATCGCTCCTTTCTGTTTGATCCTTGATACACTTATTTTAGACCGCAGAAATAACTACAAATGGCAGGATCCCTTCTATTGGACAATCATCCCACTGCTGTATTTTGCCTTTGCTATCTTTAACGGAACCCTTTTACAGCTTCCGGTTCCCGGCAGCAAAGACAGCCCTTTCCCCTATTTCTTTATCAACACCAGTCGCTATGGCTGGGAAACTGTTGCTAAAAACACCGTCCTTATTGCTATAGCCTACCTACTTTTCTGCTACGTCTTAGTCTTTCTTAAAAAGAAGATTGGGGCAAAAAATAAATAA
- a CDS encoding aldo/keto reductase: MTTVTLNNGFTIPQIGFGVFQVPDLSQCEEAVAAALAAGYRHIDTAAAYMNESAVGKAVRKSGIPREDIFVTSKLWVQDFGYENAKKAIQTSLNQLGLDYIDMYLLHQAVGDYLGAWRALEEAYREGKIKAIGVSNFYPERLVDFCETVAIMPAVNQIEIHPFFQRDEDLAVAKEYGLALEAWGPFAEGKFDIFNHPVLAAIGEKYGKTAAQVALRWNLDRGVIVLPKSVHKDRIQANIDVFDFTLSEEDHAEIARLDMGHSEIINHYDPAVIKMLHSVKIHD, from the coding sequence ATGACAACAGTAACCTTAAATAACGGCTTTACTATTCCGCAAATCGGTTTTGGGGTTTTTCAAGTACCTGATCTCAGTCAATGTGAGGAGGCTGTGGCAGCTGCTCTTGCAGCAGGTTATCGCCATATTGATACGGCTGCAGCTTACATGAATGAGTCTGCGGTCGGCAAAGCTGTCCGCAAATCAGGCATTCCCCGGGAAGATATTTTTGTGACCAGTAAACTATGGGTTCAGGATTTTGGCTACGAAAACGCCAAAAAAGCGATTCAGACATCTTTAAATCAGCTTGGGCTTGATTATATTGACATGTACTTGCTCCATCAGGCTGTCGGCGATTATCTTGGAGCTTGGCGGGCTTTGGAAGAAGCTTATCGGGAAGGAAAAATTAAAGCAATCGGTGTTTCGAATTTTTATCCGGAACGTTTAGTGGATTTCTGTGAAACTGTTGCTATTATGCCAGCTGTCAATCAAATTGAAATTCACCCCTTCTTTCAGCGCGATGAAGACTTAGCCGTTGCCAAAGAATACGGCCTTGCTCTTGAAGCCTGGGGTCCTTTTGCTGAAGGAAAATTCGATATTTTTAATCACCCTGTTTTGGCAGCAATCGGGGAAAAATATGGGAAAACTGCTGCTCAGGTCGCTCTGCGTTGGAATTTGGACCGAGGAGTAATCGTTCTGCCAAAATCTGTTCATAAAGATCGTATCCAAGCTAATATCGATGTGTTTGACTTCACTCTTTCGGAAGAGGATCATGCCGAAATTGCAAGGCTTGATATGGGACACAGTGAGATTATTAATCACTATGATCCGGCAGTTATCAAAATGCTCCACTCTGTCAAAATCCATGATTAA
- a CDS encoding Mbeg1-like protein, translating to MATIVNYLQQHRNTSFTDLPLNELDILILNEIGYLDFSKLITDGLDLRREVKLYHLWKDYQKKQENQAVSYDFLLTKERLELFKLMLSGKRFVDLCLEFYVNDISTEFEKQFSAMVFKLPQIEYKQLVFRGTDDSMIGWKEDFKLTYMREIPAHRSAIVYLTKALAALPGPVIVSGHSKGGNLAVYASTYVKAELQKKIAAVYMFDSPGLQASVLQSRGYQAIRKKVHVLRPQEAIVGVMLDIDAEVKIIDSSSFGIGQHKATNWQVDMAKDCLLPAKEGPTDLSVNLEKTFKKWTRDLSSQELKRLFDTLFDTIITSGISSLNDLSFDTASGRKLANVVASFRSIDSSKKILLLKSARLFFLAFVGHTRLAAWEKMLLPLPDFLKSAEKD from the coding sequence ATGGCCACAATTGTTAATTATCTTCAGCAGCACAGGAACACTTCTTTTACAGATCTGCCTTTAAATGAACTGGACATTCTTATTTTAAATGAAATTGGCTATTTAGATTTTAGCAAGCTCATAACAGATGGGCTTGATTTAAGGAGAGAAGTAAAACTTTATCACTTATGGAAAGACTATCAGAAAAAGCAGGAAAATCAAGCCGTTTCCTATGACTTCCTTTTAACAAAGGAGCGGCTTGAGCTGTTTAAACTGATGCTTTCCGGTAAACGCTTTGTTGATTTGTGTCTTGAGTTCTATGTCAATGATATCAGCACTGAATTTGAAAAACAGTTTTCTGCCATGGTTTTTAAACTGCCGCAAATTGAATACAAACAGCTTGTTTTTCGCGGAACCGATGACAGCATGATTGGTTGGAAAGAAGACTTCAAATTGACCTATATGCGGGAGATTCCAGCTCACCGCTCAGCAATCGTCTATTTGACTAAAGCATTAGCGGCCTTGCCTGGCCCAGTAATTGTTTCAGGACATTCTAAGGGCGGCAATTTGGCTGTTTATGCCAGTACCTATGTCAAAGCAGAACTGCAGAAGAAAATTGCAGCAGTCTATATGTTCGATTCTCCCGGACTGCAAGCCAGTGTCCTACAATCTCGGGGCTATCAGGCGATTCGTAAGAAGGTACATGTTCTGCGTCCGCAAGAAGCTATTGTCGGTGTGATGCTGGACATTGATGCTGAGGTGAAAATCATTGACTCGTCTTCTTTTGGTATCGGTCAGCATAAGGCCACTAACTGGCAGGTTGATATGGCAAAAGACTGTTTACTCCCAGCAAAGGAAGGACCGACAGACCTGAGCGTGAACCTGGAGAAGACCTTTAAAAAATGGACCAGAGATCTAAGCAGTCAAGAACTAAAACGTTTATTTGATACCCTTTTTGATACCATTATAACCAGTGGAATCAGCAGTTTAAATGATTTGAGTTTTGATACAGCTTCCGGTCGGAAATTGGCCAATGTTGTCGCATCTTTTCGTTCTATTGATAGCAGCAAAAAAATCCTTTTATTAAAGTCTGCCCGTCTCTTTTTCTTGGCTTTTGTCGGTCACACACGTTTGGCAGCCTGGGAGAAAATGCTTTTGCCTCTGCCTGATTTTTTAAAGTCTGCTGAAAAAGATTAA
- a CDS encoding GNAT family N-acetyltransferase codes for MTIRPAQKTDIPALEKLLQQILTVHHQARPDLFTAKGGKYSREELKGLIADELRPVFVYEDEHGRILGHLFTIIQEAKAPSVPHKTLFIDDLCVDEEARGQKIGSELYQFALKYAREIGCYNLTLNVWNDNQGALRFYERQGLRAQETRLEQIL; via the coding sequence ATGACAATCAGACCTGCACAGAAAACAGACATTCCTGCTCTTGAAAAGCTTTTGCAGCAAATTTTGACTGTCCACCATCAGGCCAGACCTGATTTATTTACGGCTAAAGGCGGAAAATACAGCAGAGAAGAGCTGAAAGGATTGATAGCTGATGAACTGCGTCCGGTTTTTGTTTACGAGGATGAGCATGGCCGAATTTTGGGACACTTGTTCACAATTATACAGGAAGCTAAGGCTCCGTCAGTCCCGCATAAAACTCTTTTTATTGATGATCTTTGTGTCGATGAAGAAGCGCGAGGGCAGAAAATCGGCTCTGAGCTCTATCAGTTTGCTTTGAAATATGCCCGAGAGATTGGCTGTTATAATCTGACACTCAATGTTTGGAATGATAATCAAGGGGCTTTGCGTTTTTATGAGCGTCAAGGATTGAGAGCTCAGGAAACACGTCTGGAACAGATTCTTTAA
- a CDS encoding DUF1700 domain-containing protein produces MTRKEYLEQLEKHLKKLPQQDFTEAMDYFSEYFDEAGPENEAQVIEELGSPKEAANEILYRLLDEKMDQNPKSAKSRANLLWIALLALLASPVAFPLFIVAVSLLFTAVIVFFSLLLAAVCVALSFLVVGADFIIEAFMTIPSDFAAALVELGMGGLFLGLPLLLILLILQIGKWCSQLTVTVVGGTVSAIRKRGKQ; encoded by the coding sequence ATGACACGCAAAGAGTATTTAGAGCAGCTGGAAAAACATCTAAAAAAGCTGCCGCAGCAGGATTTTACAGAGGCTATGGATTATTTTTCAGAGTATTTTGACGAAGCCGGACCTGAAAATGAAGCGCAGGTCATTGAGGAATTGGGGAGTCCTAAAGAAGCAGCCAATGAAATTCTTTACCGGCTCTTAGATGAAAAAATGGATCAAAATCCCAAGAGCGCCAAAAGCCGTGCTAATCTGCTCTGGATAGCCCTGTTAGCTCTTCTGGCTTCGCCTGTAGCATTTCCGCTGTTTATTGTCGCTGTCAGCCTTTTGTTTACTGCAGTTATCGTTTTTTTCAGCCTGCTTCTTGCAGCAGTCTGTGTTGCCCTTTCATTTTTGGTTGTCGGTGCAGATTTTATTATCGAGGCATTCATGACAATCCCATCTGATTTTGCTGCCGCACTGGTAGAACTTGGAATGGGAGGCCTTTTTCTGGGTCTGCCGCTTTTGCTGATTCTGCTTATACTGCAAATCGGCAAATGGTGCAGTCAGCTGACTGTTACAGTGGTAGGCGGAACTGTTTCTGCTATTAGAAAGAGGGGAAAACAATGA
- a CDS encoding glycoside hydrolase family 1 protein, with protein sequence MTFPKDFLWGGATAANQCEGAYLEDGKGLSVPDMLLGGDVDTPRTFLPKTDPNAFYPSHEAIDFYHHYKEDIAMFAEMGWGVFRLSINWGRIFPNGDDAEPNEAGLAFYDKVFDECHKHGIEPLVTLCHYEIPWNIVTQYHGFYSRQTIDLFTKYARTCFERYKDKVKYWLTFNEINIPLMGGGHSGLGNLYGLGLMQDEDINSETPIPLSDLKDNPQMRFEALHNQFVASALAVQAGHEINPDFKIGNMIAHITTYPLTPNPKDILENQRNMHISNDLCGDVQVRGAYPDFAFRYFKENQIDVSYITEADKEILKEGTVDFYTFSYYMTNCITVDESAEKIGGNMSMGAKNPYLKASDWGWQIDPDGLRYTLNLLHDRYPDTPLMVVENGFGAFDQVEADGSIHDDYRIAYFKEHIKAMDEAVEDGVPLIGYTTWGPIDLVSAGTGQYAKRYGFIYVDRHDDGTGDFSRSRKDSFYWYQKVCQSNGADLG encoded by the coding sequence ATGACATTTCCTAAAGACTTTTTGTGGGGCGGAGCAACTGCTGCCAACCAGTGTGAAGGAGCCTATTTAGAAGACGGCAAAGGTCTGTCTGTACCAGATATGCTGCTGGGTGGTGATGTGGATACGCCAAGAACTTTCCTTCCTAAAACGGATCCCAATGCCTTTTACCCATCACACGAGGCGATTGACTTTTATCATCACTATAAAGAAGATATTGCCATGTTTGCGGAAATGGGCTGGGGTGTTTTCCGCTTATCGATTAACTGGGGCCGGATTTTCCCAAATGGTGACGATGCTGAACCTAATGAAGCGGGACTGGCTTTTTATGATAAGGTTTTTGATGAATGCCACAAACACGGCATTGAACCTCTTGTGACACTCTGCCACTATGAGATTCCTTGGAATATTGTAACCCAGTATCACGGTTTCTACAGCCGACAAACGATTGACCTGTTTACCAAGTATGCAAGGACCTGTTTTGAGCGTTATAAAGACAAAGTGAAGTATTGGCTGACTTTCAACGAAATCAATATTCCTTTAATGGGCGGGGGCCACAGCGGCTTAGGTAATTTATACGGCCTTGGTTTAATGCAGGATGAAGATATCAACTCTGAAACGCCGATTCCTCTGTCTGACTTGAAAGACAATCCGCAAATGCGCTTTGAAGCCCTCCATAATCAATTTGTGGCTTCAGCTTTAGCTGTTCAGGCAGGCCATGAAATCAATCCAGACTTTAAAATCGGCAATATGATTGCCCATATAACAACATACCCGCTGACACCTAATCCAAAGGATATTTTGGAAAATCAAAGAAATATGCATATTTCTAACGATTTATGCGGTGATGTGCAGGTGCGCGGTGCTTACCCTGATTTTGCTTTCCGTTACTTTAAGGAAAATCAGATTGATGTCTCTTATATCACTGAAGCAGATAAAGAGATTCTTAAAGAAGGCACTGTTGATTTCTACACTTTCTCTTATTATATGACCAACTGTATCACAGTTGATGAGTCTGCCGAAAAAATTGGCGGGAATATGTCTATGGGGGCAAAAAACCCTTATCTGAAAGCTTCTGACTGGGGCTGGCAGATTGATCCTGACGGTCTTCGTTACACGCTTAATCTTCTGCATGACCGCTATCCGGATACGCCTCTGATGGTTGTTGAAAACGGCTTTGGCGCTTTTGATCAGGTAGAAGCAGACGGCAGCATTCATGATGACTACCGCATCGCCTATTTCAAAGAGCACATCAAAGCGATGGATGAGGCTGTTGAAGATGGTGTCCCTCTGATTGGCTACACCACCTGGGGACCGATTGATTTGGTTTCTGCAGGTACCGGCCAGTATGCTAAGCGTTACGG
- a CDS encoding LysR family transcriptional regulator yields the protein MIDGYLLEQLLSFYRTGTLSAAAEELHISQPALSQSMKKIESMIGVPLFNRSQNKTSFNENGLLLIDYAQKITELQEEMLEAVRHQAKHSSKLHLASIAPAPRDAVLEQAAAFQLEITSELLTDEKQMITDLLNDKYDLAIASHIPVNNLLAAVPFFDETLYIQVPIEHPLAKYDAVTFADLAGQNILILMDIGFWMDLVKTEIPSANFLYMDDNQAFTEIASEGEFPHFITDITDLSRAAEHKKIIPIHEDKAKATFYFVFKKENRLKWDKLIERCRLASNQN from the coding sequence ATGATTGACGGCTATTTACTGGAACAGCTTTTATCTTTTTACCGGACGGGAACTTTATCGGCTGCAGCGGAAGAACTGCACATCTCACAGCCTGCCCTCAGCCAGTCGATGAAAAAAATCGAGTCAATGATAGGTGTCCCGCTATTTAACCGTTCTCAAAACAAGACAAGCTTTAATGAAAACGGCCTACTGCTTATTGACTATGCCCAAAAAATTACAGAACTGCAGGAAGAAATGCTAGAGGCTGTACGCCATCAGGCAAAACATTCTTCAAAACTGCATTTGGCTTCTATCGCACCGGCACCGCGCGATGCTGTTTTAGAACAAGCGGCAGCCTTCCAACTGGAGATTACAAGTGAGCTGCTGACAGATGAAAAGCAGATGATAACTGATTTGCTTAATGATAAGTATGACTTGGCTATTGCAAGCCATATTCCTGTTAATAATCTGCTTGCTGCTGTCCCTTTCTTTGACGAAACTCTCTATATCCAAGTTCCGATTGAACATCCTCTTGCAAAATATGATGCGGTAACTTTTGCCGACTTAGCCGGGCAAAATATTCTTATTCTTATGGATATAGGTTTTTGGATGGATTTGGTGAAAACAGAAATACCCAGTGCTAACTTTCTTTATATGGATGACAATCAGGCTTTTACAGAAATTGCCTCAGAAGGAGAGTTTCCCCATTTTATCACAGACATTACAGATTTAAGCCGGGCAGCCGAACATAAAAAAATTATTCCTATTCACGAAGATAAAGCGAAAGCGACTTTTTACTTTGTATTTAAAAAAGAAAATCGTCTCAAATGGGATAAGTTGATTGAACGCTGCCGTTTAGCTTCAAATCAGAATTAA
- a CDS encoding carboxymuconolactone decarboxylase family protein, whose amino-acid sequence MAEKQTAGHDLLGDFAPKFAELNDGVLFGEVWSREEELSPKLRSIVTVSALVSGGNLEQLGHHLQRAKDNGVSKEEIAEILTHIAFYVGWPKAWSAFNRAKDIWTD is encoded by the coding sequence ATGGCAGAAAAACAAACAGCTGGGCATGATCTTTTGGGAGATTTTGCCCCAAAATTTGCAGAACTTAATGATGGGGTTCTTTTTGGAGAAGTCTGGTCCCGTGAAGAAGAGCTGTCTCCTAAACTGCGTTCTATTGTGACTGTATCTGCTTTAGTCAGCGGCGGCAATCTGGAACAATTAGGACATCATTTGCAGCGTGCTAAAGATAATGGTGTTTCAAAAGAGGAAATTGCAGAGATTCTGACTCATATTGCCTTTTATGTCGGTTGGCCTAAGGCTTGGTCGGCTTTCAATCGAGCTAAAGACATTTGGACAGATTGA
- a CDS encoding prolyl oligopeptidase family serine peptidase: MKKILQVMGILALGVLVFWAGSQVQARGRSDRAGKNSITVVQTKIVLDSYEFGPAVSKIVLETDKPLSEAVLNSETAVATAGIARQINDVYLSDAQGNRLDRYTKSNHVALELAVDYNTEDPAQSASPFTFDLSTYRNYWVDSYVVKVSGLGLKRSGSGKLQLVSSEQEAIENRLTPSADRFSDRGTSSLPYAAYQPESAAAGEKNPLIVWLHGIGEAGTDLNFPLLSNKVAALTQEEIQSQFTSSGSGEQTGAYVLVPQAPTAWNEQYGEALIETIDAYLANNPDIDSDRIYLAGASNGGAMTLEMGIHYPDYFAALVPIAAPYSYQTASDNDDKPYSLDEETLSALKDQPMWLIHSQADTTIPASESALPFYKAMIDAGFENKWISYYESALGTDLPGQVYNGHWAWIYFFNNQVTGVQSRENIGSMSGLSGLVATNPTRGGASKATVDGIEYSNIFDWLNAQKK; encoded by the coding sequence ATGAAAAAGATTTTACAGGTAATGGGGATTTTGGCATTGGGAGTGCTTGTTTTTTGGGCCGGCAGTCAGGTTCAGGCCCGGGGCAGGTCTGACCGGGCAGGAAAGAACAGTATTACAGTTGTGCAGACAAAAATTGTTTTGGACAGTTATGAGTTTGGACCGGCTGTTTCTAAGATTGTTCTGGAAACTGATAAGCCTTTAAGTGAAGCTGTACTGAATTCGGAAACTGCAGTAGCCACAGCAGGAATTGCCAGACAAATCAATGACGTTTATTTATCGGATGCTCAAGGCAACCGTTTAGACAGATATACTAAAAGCAACCATGTTGCTTTAGAATTGGCTGTTGATTATAATACGGAAGACCCTGCTCAGAGTGCTTCTCCCTTTACTTTTGATTTATCAACCTATCGTAATTATTGGGTAGACAGCTATGTGGTGAAAGTCAGCGGACTCGGACTGAAAAGAAGCGGCTCTGGGAAGCTTCAATTGGTTAGCTCTGAACAGGAAGCAATTGAAAACCGTCTAACTCCCTCAGCTGATCGTTTTTCAGATAGAGGAACCAGCAGTCTGCCATATGCAGCCTATCAACCTGAATCTGCTGCAGCCGGTGAGAAAAACCCTCTGATTGTCTGGCTGCATGGTATTGGTGAAGCAGGAACCGATTTAAACTTTCCTCTTTTGTCAAATAAGGTGGCTGCTTTGACACAAGAGGAGATTCAAAGTCAGTTTACTTCCAGCGGAAGCGGGGAACAAACAGGTGCTTACGTTTTGGTCCCTCAAGCACCAACAGCTTGGAATGAGCAATACGGTGAAGCTCTGATTGAGACAATTGATGCTTATCTGGCAAACAATCCAGATATAGACAGCGACCGTATCTATTTAGCTGGTGCTTCCAATGGCGGAGCTATGACCTTAGAAATGGGGATACATTATCCGGATTATTTCGCTGCTTTGGTACCAATTGCTGCTCCCTATTCCTATCAGACAGCTTCTGATAATGATGACAAACCTTACAGTTTGGATGAAGAAACGCTATCAGCTTTGAAAGATCAGCCAATGTGGCTGATTCATTCTCAAGCAGATACCACCATTCCGGCATCTGAAAGTGCTCTGCCTTTTTATAAAGCTATGATAGATGCTGGATTTGAGAATAAATGGATCTCTTATTATGAGAGTGCTCTGGGGACTGATTTACCTGGGCAAGTGTATAACGGCCATTGGGCTTGGATTTATTTCTTTAACAATCAAGTAACAGGTGTGCAAAGCCGGGAGAATATTGGCTCCATGTCTGGGCTGTCCGGTCTTGTTGCTACAAATCCCACACGAGGAGGTGCCAGCAAGGCAACTGTTGACGGCATTGAATACAGTAATATTTTTGACTGGCTAAATGCCCAGAAAAAATAA
- a CDS encoding PadR family transcriptional regulator, with protein sequence MYFPISSILIEYLVLSIIEKQDSYGYEISQTIKIAANIKESTLYPILKKLEKAGFLTTYSQKYQGRNRKYYAITEEGKAQTAYLKQEWQDYKAVLDGIIEGRIRK encoded by the coding sequence ATGTATTTTCCTATTTCATCTATCTTAATTGAGTATTTAGTACTTTCTATTATTGAAAAACAGGATTCTTATGGCTACGAAATCAGCCAAACCATTAAAATTGCCGCTAATATTAAAGAATCCACTCTTTATCCCATTTTGAAGAAATTGGAAAAGGCCGGCTTTCTGACGACTTATTCACAGAAATATCAGGGCCGCAACCGAAAATATTATGCGATAACAGAAGAGGGAAAGGCACAAACTGCCTACCTCAAGCAAGAATGGCAGGATTATAAAGCTGTATTGGACGGTATTATTGAAGGGAGGATTAGGAAATGA
- a CDS encoding aldo/keto reductase, translating to MQNIVLNDGHTIPAVGFGVFLIPADGSTYTAVKEALAAGYRHIDTAQAYFNEAEVGQAIADSGIPRKDIYVTTKLWLQDYAYDSAVKGIDRSLEKLGLDDIDLLLLHQPYGEVEQAWKALEEAQAAGKIKSIGVSNMTPKLWQRYVPKFNTMPAVNQVELHPYSQQKELRDLLAKDKVVVEAWGPLGQGNKELLSDPVIVKLAEKYGKDVGQIILRFENQEGIVVLPKSTKSERIKSNLDIFGFELTPSELEDLRALDTGKGSHDPDAPGVEDYLLSNYDIHADD from the coding sequence ATGCAAAATATAGTCTTAAATGATGGGCACACTATCCCTGCTGTCGGTTTTGGGGTTTTTCTGATTCCCGCAGATGGCTCAACCTATACGGCTGTGAAGGAAGCTTTAGCAGCAGGATATAGGCATATTGATACAGCTCAGGCCTATTTTAATGAGGCTGAGGTCGGCCAGGCTATCGCCGACAGCGGTATCCCCAGAAAAGACATTTATGTGACAACCAAGTTGTGGCTGCAGGATTATGCCTATGATTCTGCGGTTAAAGGCATTGACCGTTCGTTAGAAAAACTGGGATTGGATGACATTGACTTACTATTGCTGCATCAGCCTTACGGAGAAGTTGAACAGGCTTGGAAAGCTCTGGAAGAGGCACAGGCAGCAGGTAAAATCAAATCCATCGGGGTTTCTAATATGACACCTAAACTCTGGCAGCGCTATGTTCCGAAATTCAATACTATGCCTGCAGTCAATCAAGTTGAACTCCACCCTTATTCGCAGCAAAAAGAACTGCGCGATCTTTTAGCTAAAGATAAGGTTGTTGTCGAAGCTTGGGGTCCGCTTGGTCAGGGCAATAAGGAACTGCTGTCCGATCCGGTAATTGTGAAGCTGGCTGAAAAATACGGTAAAGATGTCGGCCAGATCATCCTGCGTTTTGAAAATCAAGAAGGAATCGTTGTGCTGCCTAAATCGACTAAATCAGAGCGTATCAAGTCCAATCTGGATATTTTCGGCTTTGAACTGACGCCATCTGAATTAGAAGACCTGCGAGCCTTAGACACCGGCAAGGGCTCACACGATCCGGACGCACCGGGTGTGGAAGACTACCTCTTATCTAACTATGATATCCATGCGGATGATTAA